In a single window of the Methylococcus sp. Mc7 genome:
- the rpsT gene encoding 30S ribosomal protein S20, producing the protein MANIASAKKRARQAENNRAHNAALRSRLRTYIKKVILAVDSGDLTKAQEAFRQAVPIIDSSVNKGLIHRNKAARSKSRLNARVKALALQAAS; encoded by the coding sequence TTGGCTAATATCGCTTCCGCGAAAAAGCGCGCTCGGCAGGCGGAAAATAACCGTGCACACAATGCCGCTCTGCGCAGCCGTCTGCGCACCTACATCAAGAAAGTCATCCTGGCGGTGGATTCCGGCGATCTGACGAAGGCGCAGGAAGCGTTCCGGCAGGCGGTACCCATCATCGACTCTTCGGTGAACAAGGGCCTGATCCATCGTAACAAGGCCGCGCGCAGCAAGAGCCGCCTCAATGCCCGCGTCAAGGCGCTGGCGCTGCAGGCCGCTTCCTGA
- the proB gene encoding glutamate 5-kinase, whose translation MQRRSELPGSRRVIVKIGSALLTAGGKGLDQPAIGHWVQQIAELRRRGIQVVLVSSGSVAEGMSRLGWKTRPHRLNELQAAASVGQMGLVQTYESLFKRHGLQTAQILLTHDDLSNRERYLNSRSTILTLLELGVIPVINENDTVTTEEIRFGDNDTLGALVANAVEADLLVILTDQAGLFERNPSLDPTAPLVSQAGINDPRLNDMVGDSLSGLGRGGMITKLRAARLAARSGTATVIASGRESGVLPRILEGEKLGTLLIPDVSPLIARKRWMAGQLKLKGSFVVDEGAERVLQDAGKSLLPIGVTAVEGDFRRGDLVACLNQAGREIARGLTNYSSEESRLIMRQPSTRIEEILGYVDEAELIHRDNLVLS comes from the coding sequence ATGCAGAGGAGGAGTGAGCTTCCCGGCAGCCGGCGCGTCATCGTCAAGATCGGCAGCGCCCTCCTGACCGCCGGCGGCAAGGGCTTGGACCAGCCCGCAATCGGCCACTGGGTGCAACAGATCGCCGAGCTGCGCCGGCGCGGAATCCAGGTGGTATTGGTGTCCTCGGGCTCGGTCGCCGAAGGCATGTCGCGGCTGGGCTGGAAAACCCGGCCGCACCGGCTGAACGAACTCCAGGCCGCGGCCTCGGTCGGCCAGATGGGCCTGGTGCAGACCTACGAAAGCCTGTTCAAGCGGCACGGCCTGCAGACCGCGCAGATCCTCCTGACCCATGACGACCTGTCGAACCGGGAGCGCTACCTCAACTCGCGCAGCACCATACTCACGCTGCTCGAACTCGGGGTCATCCCGGTCATCAACGAAAACGACACCGTCACCACGGAAGAAATCCGCTTCGGTGACAACGACACGCTGGGCGCCCTGGTGGCAAACGCGGTCGAGGCCGATCTGCTCGTCATCCTGACCGACCAGGCCGGCCTGTTCGAGCGCAACCCCTCCCTCGACCCCACCGCTCCGCTGGTCTCACAAGCCGGCATCAACGATCCCCGCCTCAATGACATGGTCGGCGACAGCCTGAGCGGGCTGGGCCGGGGAGGCATGATCACCAAGCTGCGTGCGGCCCGCCTGGCCGCCCGGTCGGGAACGGCCACGGTGATCGCCAGCGGCAGGGAGAGCGGCGTGCTGCCGCGCATCCTCGAGGGAGAGAAGCTGGGCACGCTGCTGATCCCGGACGTCTCCCCCCTGATCGCCCGCAAGCGCTGGATGGCCGGGCAACTCAAATTGAAAGGGAGTTTCGTGGTCGACGAAGGCGCCGAACGGGTGCTGCAGGACGCCGGGAAAAGCCTGTTGCCGATCGGCGTGACCGCCGTGGAGGGCGACTTCCGGCGCGGAGACCTGGTAGCCTGCCTGAATCAGGCGGGACGGGAAATCGCGCGCGGGCTGACCAACTACAGCTCCGAAGAATCCCGCCTCATCATGCGCCAGCCGAGTACGCGCATCGAGGAGATTCTGGGATACGTGGATGAGGCGGAACTCATCCACCGTGACAATCTGGTACTGAGCTAA
- a CDS encoding TetR/AcrR family transcriptional regulator, translating into MNTVRFSKRESILLAAKRIFLLHGYAGASMEAIAEAAPVSKATLYSHFEGKQDLFAAVVSLQCEALLDTLARAQTEVRDPVAALTAIARAFVDLIYSEEALTLYRVIIGEQQLFPELGGRVYRTGPEPVLRNLSAYLEDLSAQEVLAIPDVGVSARLFLGMLKGDEHFRCLLGQKEGLSEEEKISLVGAAVDLFLRGHGYGESLARE; encoded by the coding sequence ATGAACACCGTCCGATTTTCCAAACGCGAGAGCATCCTGCTGGCGGCCAAGCGGATTTTTCTCCTGCACGGCTACGCCGGCGCCAGCATGGAAGCCATCGCCGAAGCGGCGCCCGTGTCCAAGGCCACCTTGTACAGCCATTTCGAGGGCAAGCAGGATCTGTTCGCCGCGGTGGTTTCGCTGCAGTGCGAGGCGTTGCTCGACACCTTGGCCAGGGCGCAGACCGAGGTGCGCGATCCCGTCGCCGCGCTTACCGCCATCGCGCGCGCCTTCGTGGATCTGATTTATTCCGAAGAAGCCTTGACGCTTTATCGGGTGATCATCGGCGAGCAGCAGCTCTTCCCCGAACTGGGCGGCCGCGTGTACCGGACCGGCCCCGAGCCGGTGCTCCGGAATCTGTCGGCCTACCTGGAGGACCTGTCGGCCCAGGAAGTCCTGGCGATTCCGGACGTCGGCGTCTCGGCCCGGCTGTTTCTGGGGATGCTGAAAGGCGACGAGCACTTCCGCTGCCTGCTCGGCCAGAAGGAAGGTCTGAGCGAAGAAGAGAAAATTTCACTGGTCGGCGCGGCCGTCGATCTGTTTCTGCGGGGACACGGCTATGGGGAATCGCTTGCACGCGAATGA
- the ribF gene encoding bifunctional riboflavin kinase/FAD synthetase: MRIIHGLSGTICPPACVASIGNFDGVHLGHQTLVRRLAEEGHRLGLPVAIVLFEPQPREFFEKDQSPPRLMRLSEKLTRLADLPVDWVLLLRFDAQLANLAPEDFVRRILAERLHVRHLIVGDDFRFGRGRSGDHELLCRLGRLHGFTVSDTESVTVDGVRVSSTRVREALWQGDMAGAARLLGRPYVLRGRVVHGDQLGRRLGFPTANIELRRENIPVQGVFAVTMSGISAEAWPGVANIGIRPTVSGNRKAMLETHLFDFSGDLYGRRVEVHLHHKLRDEMRFADLEDLKEQIARDAAAARSYFAAG, encoded by the coding sequence ATGCGCATCATTCACGGCCTCTCCGGCACGATATGCCCTCCCGCCTGTGTTGCCAGCATCGGCAACTTCGATGGTGTCCACCTGGGCCACCAGACGCTGGTCCGACGGCTGGCCGAAGAAGGGCACCGTCTCGGCCTGCCGGTCGCCATCGTCCTGTTCGAGCCGCAGCCGCGCGAGTTTTTCGAGAAAGACCAGTCCCCTCCCCGTTTGATGCGCCTGTCGGAGAAGCTGACCAGACTCGCCGATCTGCCGGTCGACTGGGTGCTGTTGTTGCGTTTCGATGCGCAGCTCGCCAATCTGGCACCGGAGGACTTCGTCCGGCGGATATTGGCCGAACGCCTGCACGTCCGCCACCTCATCGTGGGCGACGACTTCCGCTTCGGCCGCGGACGCAGCGGCGACCACGAACTGTTGTGCCGGCTCGGCCGGCTCCACGGTTTCACGGTGAGCGATACCGAATCCGTCACGGTCGACGGCGTCCGCGTCAGCAGCACGCGGGTACGGGAAGCGCTCTGGCAAGGCGACATGGCCGGCGCGGCGAGACTGCTGGGCAGGCCCTACGTTCTGCGCGGGCGCGTGGTCCACGGCGACCAGCTCGGCCGCCGGCTGGGCTTTCCCACCGCCAACATCGAACTGCGCCGCGAAAACATTCCGGTGCAAGGCGTGTTTGCCGTTACAATGTCCGGCATTTCAGCCGAAGCCTGGCCCGGCGTGGCCAACATCGGCATCCGGCCGACCGTGAGCGGCAACCGCAAGGCCATGCTGGAAACCCATTTGTTCGATTTCTCCGGCGATCTGTACGGGCGCCGGGTGGAAGTGCATCTGCACCACAAACTTCGCGACGAGATGCGGTTTGCCGACCTCGAAGACCTCAAGGAACAGATTGCCCGCGATGCCGCCGCCGCGCGCAGCTATTTCGCGGCAGGCTGA
- the murJ gene encoding murein biosynthesis integral membrane protein MurJ, protein MTLISRLLGFVRDMVIARTFGADAATDAFFVAFRIPNFLRRLFAEGAFSQGLVPILSELRAGGDAAAARHGIARMAGTLGLVAALLTALGMAAAPTLTLLFAPGFHAQPIQYGLAVEMLRITFPYLFFVTLTAFAGGVLHTWGQFAVPAITPALLNLAMIAAALWLAPLVERPVEALAWGVLAAGMLQLAFQLPPLWGIRQLSLPRPTWRDREVLRMFRLMGPAILGVSATQINLLLDTLVASFLVSGSVSWLYYSDRLVELPQGLLGVAIGTAILPHLAVGHLGRDSGGFSRTLDWALRWVALLGLPATLGLMILAKPLVSTLFEHDEFSDYDAEMASRSLVTYAAGLPGAIAVKALASGFSARRDVRTPLRYGLRAIAANCVLAPALAFLLAPYGWGHAGLAAATAAAASLNALLLLGKLLADGTYRPDASWRRFGARLVIANVAMGALLILALESPWADWSASERVVRLGLWMAAGFSVYLASLLLTGVRPRHLLLSEKA, encoded by the coding sequence ATGACACTGATTTCACGTCTGCTGGGCTTCGTCCGCGACATGGTCATCGCGCGGACCTTCGGCGCCGACGCGGCGACGGACGCGTTCTTCGTCGCCTTCAGGATACCCAACTTCCTGCGCCGGCTTTTTGCCGAAGGTGCCTTCTCGCAGGGGCTGGTACCCATCCTCTCGGAACTGCGCGCGGGCGGGGACGCTGCGGCTGCGCGGCACGGCATCGCCCGCATGGCCGGAACGCTGGGGCTGGTTGCGGCCCTGCTCACCGCGCTGGGCATGGCGGCTGCGCCCACTCTGACCCTGCTGTTCGCGCCGGGCTTTCATGCCCAGCCCATCCAGTACGGCTTGGCGGTGGAGATGTTGCGCATCACCTTCCCCTACCTTTTCTTCGTCACGCTGACGGCCTTCGCCGGCGGCGTCCTGCATACCTGGGGGCAATTCGCGGTCCCGGCGATCACCCCAGCCCTGCTCAACCTCGCGATGATCGCCGCAGCCCTATGGCTGGCACCGCTGGTGGAGCGGCCGGTCGAGGCCCTGGCCTGGGGTGTTTTGGCGGCGGGGATGCTGCAACTGGCGTTTCAACTTCCCCCGCTCTGGGGCATTCGCCAGCTATCCCTGCCGCGGCCGACTTGGCGGGACCGGGAGGTCCTGCGCATGTTCAGACTGATGGGACCGGCGATCCTCGGCGTCTCCGCGACCCAGATCAACCTGCTGTTGGACACGCTGGTAGCCTCGTTCCTGGTCTCCGGCAGCGTATCCTGGTTATATTACTCGGACCGGCTGGTGGAACTGCCGCAGGGGCTTCTGGGCGTGGCAATCGGAACGGCCATCCTGCCGCATTTGGCTGTCGGCCATCTCGGCCGCGACAGCGGCGGTTTTTCCCGGACGCTGGACTGGGCCCTGCGCTGGGTCGCTTTGCTCGGCCTGCCCGCGACGCTGGGATTGATGATTCTCGCCAAACCGCTGGTATCCACCCTGTTCGAGCACGACGAGTTTTCTGACTACGACGCGGAAATGGCGAGCCGCAGCCTCGTCACTTATGCGGCCGGACTGCCCGGCGCGATCGCAGTCAAAGCGCTGGCCTCGGGATTCAGTGCCCGCCGGGATGTCCGCACCCCCTTGCGGTACGGCCTCCGCGCCATCGCAGCCAATTGCGTGCTGGCGCCCGCCCTGGCCTTCCTGCTGGCGCCCTATGGCTGGGGCCACGCCGGCCTGGCCGCCGCGACCGCGGCGGCGGCCTCGCTCAATGCACTGCTGCTGCTCGGCAAACTGCTTGCCGACGGCACCTATCGGCCGGACGCGTCCTGGCGCCGCTTCGGGGCCCGTCTGGTCATCGCGAATGTCGCGATGGGCGCACTGCTGATCCTGGCCCTTGAATCGCCTTGGGCCGACTGGTCCGCATCCGAACGCGTCGTCCGTCTCGGCCTGTGGATGGCCGCCGGCTTCTCCGTCTACTTGGCCAGCTTGCTGCTGACGGGTGTGCGCCCCCGCCACCTGCTCCTTTCCGAAAAGGCGTGA
- the lspA gene encoding signal peptidase II, with protein MLKWLWLSVLVFALDQLSKQIVDASMRLYETIPLLPVFQLTYLRNQGAAFSFLSQAGGWQRWFFIALSVGATVLITYWLKHMDRRKTWEAAAWALVLGGAVGNLLDRVVYGYVIDFLDVFYGDWHWPAFNVADSAITVGIGMLLIDSFRIRRSA; from the coding sequence ATGTTGAAATGGCTCTGGCTGTCTGTGCTGGTCTTCGCCCTCGACCAGCTCAGCAAGCAGATCGTCGACGCCTCGATGCGGCTGTACGAGACGATTCCGCTGCTCCCGGTGTTCCAGCTCACCTATCTGCGCAACCAGGGGGCGGCATTCAGCTTCCTGAGCCAGGCCGGCGGCTGGCAGCGCTGGTTCTTCATCGCGCTGTCAGTCGGCGCCACGGTGCTGATCACCTACTGGCTCAAGCACATGGACCGGCGGAAAACCTGGGAAGCCGCCGCCTGGGCCCTGGTGCTGGGCGGCGCGGTCGGCAACCTGCTGGACCGGGTCGTCTACGGCTACGTCATCGACTTTCTCGACGTGTTCTACGGCGACTGGCACTGGCCGGCGTTCAACGTCGCCGACTCGGCCATCACCGTCGGCATCGGCATGCTGCTGATCGATTCGTTCCGGATCCGAAGGAGCGCCTGA
- the rpmA gene encoding 50S ribosomal protein L27 — translation MAHKKAGGSSRNGRDSESKRLGVKRFGGQIVQAGNIIVRQRGTHFHPGDNVGCGRDYTLFALTEGRVEFKVKGPAGRKYVSVVPA, via the coding sequence ATGGCACATAAGAAAGCAGGCGGCAGCTCCCGCAACGGCCGCGACTCCGAATCCAAGCGACTGGGCGTGAAGCGCTTCGGCGGCCAGATCGTCCAGGCCGGCAACATCATCGTCCGCCAGCGCGGCACCCACTTCCACCCCGGCGACAACGTCGGCTGCGGCCGCGACTACACGCTGTTCGCGCTGACCGAAGGCCGTGTGGAGTTCAAGGTGAAGGGCCCGGCGGGCCGCAAGTACGTCTCGGTGGTTCCCGCCTGA
- the cgtA gene encoding Obg family GTPase CgtA — MKFVDEAEIRVDAGDGGNGCISFRREKYIPFGGPDGGDGGDGGSVYLVASNNLNTLADFRFHSHFRAQRGENGSGNNCTGRGGEDCVVQVPTGTIVTDAETGEHLGDLTRPGQRLLVAQGGFHGIGNTRFKSSTNRAPRRATPGTPGERRTLHLELKLIADVGLLGMPNAGKSSLIRAVSAARPKVADYPFTTLHPNLGVVRVGDQRSFVMADIPGLIEGAAEGAGLGVQFLKHLARTHLLLHLVDVEPYETGLDPVTAARKVIAELCKWGHGLEEKPRWLVLNKIDRLAPETLESRCQEIVDGLHWTDPVYRISAIKGEGLDRLTHDVMQFLEQQQRRPDAEEE, encoded by the coding sequence ATGAAATTCGTTGACGAAGCCGAAATTCGGGTCGACGCCGGCGACGGCGGCAACGGCTGCATCAGTTTCCGGCGCGAAAAGTACATTCCGTTCGGCGGCCCCGACGGCGGCGACGGCGGCGACGGCGGCAGCGTTTACCTGGTCGCTTCGAACAACCTCAACACGCTCGCCGACTTCCGCTTCCACTCCCATTTCCGCGCCCAGCGCGGCGAGAACGGCTCCGGCAACAATTGCACGGGAAGAGGCGGCGAGGACTGCGTCGTCCAGGTTCCCACCGGTACGATCGTGACGGACGCGGAAACCGGGGAACATCTGGGAGACCTGACCCGGCCCGGCCAGCGCCTGCTGGTCGCCCAAGGCGGCTTCCACGGCATCGGCAACACCCGCTTCAAGAGCAGCACCAACCGGGCGCCACGGCGAGCCACCCCCGGTACGCCGGGCGAGCGTCGCACCCTGCACCTCGAACTCAAGCTGATCGCCGACGTCGGCCTGCTCGGCATGCCCAATGCCGGCAAATCGAGCCTGATCCGCGCGGTTTCCGCCGCCCGCCCCAAGGTCGCCGACTACCCCTTCACCACTCTCCACCCCAACTTGGGCGTAGTGCGAGTCGGGGATCAGCGCAGTTTCGTCATGGCCGACATTCCCGGCCTGATCGAAGGCGCCGCCGAAGGCGCCGGCCTCGGCGTACAGTTTCTCAAGCACCTGGCCCGTACCCATCTGCTGCTGCACCTGGTCGACGTCGAGCCCTACGAAACGGGCCTCGATCCCGTCACCGCGGCGCGCAAGGTCATCGCCGAGCTGTGCAAATGGGGCCACGGACTGGAGGAGAAGCCGCGCTGGCTGGTGCTGAACAAGATCGACCGCCTGGCGCCGGAAACCTTGGAAAGCCGCTGCCAGGAAATCGTCGACGGCCTGCACTGGACCGATCCGGTCTACCGGATCTCCGCCATCAAGGGTGAAGGGCTCGACCGTCTGACCCACGACGTCATGCAGTTCCTCGAGCAACAGCAGCGGAGGCCGGATGCAGAGGAGGAGTGA
- the ileS gene encoding isoleucine--tRNA ligase produces MDYKSTLNLPQTPFPMKANLAQREPEQLERWRTLDLYKKVRSRRAGREKFVLHDGPPYANGEIHIGHAVNKILKDFIVKSRTLSGFDAPYVPGWDCHGLPIELMVEKKIGKAGHKVSPAEFRKACREYAAAQVDIQRREFVRLGVLGDWENPYLTMDFRFEADIVRALGRISARGHLVKGAKPVHWCIDCGSALAEAEVEYENKHSPAIDVRFAVVDEYGLLSRFHTADGALGEGPLSIVIWTTTPWTLPANQAVALNPELDYVVVQRTDVKERLVLADALMKDVMLRCGAEDYRVIGYCKGAELEGAQLRHPFYDRIVPVILGEHVTLDAGTGAVHTAPGHGQEDYAVGQRYRLPVDNPVGDDGRFLPNTELFAGEHVMNANGHVVDVLKERGALLHEARIEHSYPHCWRHKTPVIFRATPQWFIAMDKGELRRQALEAIGRVQWVPDWGQARIEAMVGNRPDWCISRQRNWGVPIPLFVHKETGALHPDTDRLIEEVARKIETHGIDAWFELDPAELLGAEADRYGKIGDTLDVWFDSGVTHHAVLAQNSGLAFPADLYLEGSDQHRGWFQSSLMTSVAMRGEAPYKAVLTHGFTVDAEGKKMSKSRGNVVAPQKVMQTLGADVLRLWVAATDYRGEMTVSDEILKRISDVYRRLRNTARYLLANLDGFDPSLHLVKPEDMLVLDRWAVDRALAIQRDVIEAYETYQFSTIFQKTHHFCAVDLGGFYLDVLKDRQYTCRTDSLPRRSGQTAMYHIAEAMVRWLSPILSFTAEEIWQHLPGQREESVFLSEWYGGLFGLDEGSRFDRAFWEQLLKIREAVGKELEILRVRGEIGSSLDAEVELFCDPQLFQKLSGAGDELRFVLLTSYATVKPAAEAGAGTLPTEVPGLELKLTASDKPKCVRCWHHRHDVGTNPDHPELCGRCVDNVSGDGEVRIFG; encoded by the coding sequence ATGGATTACAAGAGCACTCTCAACCTCCCCCAGACCCCGTTCCCGATGAAAGCCAATCTGGCGCAGCGGGAACCCGAGCAGCTCGAGCGCTGGCGTACGCTGGACCTTTATAAGAAGGTGCGGTCCCGGCGCGCCGGCCGGGAAAAATTCGTCCTGCACGACGGCCCGCCCTACGCCAACGGCGAAATCCACATCGGCCACGCGGTCAACAAGATCCTCAAGGATTTCATCGTCAAGAGCAGAACCCTGAGCGGCTTCGACGCCCCCTACGTGCCGGGCTGGGATTGCCACGGCCTGCCGATCGAGCTGATGGTCGAGAAGAAGATCGGCAAGGCCGGCCACAAGGTCAGCCCCGCCGAGTTCCGCAAGGCCTGCCGGGAATACGCCGCCGCCCAGGTCGACATCCAGCGCCGCGAATTCGTCCGGCTCGGCGTGCTGGGCGACTGGGAGAACCCGTACCTGACCATGGACTTCCGCTTCGAGGCGGACATCGTCCGGGCGCTCGGCAGGATTTCCGCGCGCGGCCATCTGGTCAAGGGCGCCAAGCCCGTGCACTGGTGCATCGACTGCGGTTCGGCCCTGGCCGAAGCCGAGGTGGAATACGAGAACAAGCATTCCCCGGCGATCGACGTGCGTTTCGCCGTCGTCGACGAATACGGCCTGCTGTCGCGGTTCCACACCGCCGACGGCGCGCTCGGGGAAGGCCCGCTCTCGATCGTGATCTGGACCACCACGCCCTGGACCCTGCCCGCCAACCAGGCCGTGGCGCTCAACCCGGAACTGGACTACGTGGTCGTCCAGCGCACCGATGTCAAGGAAAGGCTGGTGCTCGCCGATGCCCTGATGAAGGACGTGATGCTGCGTTGTGGCGCCGAGGATTACCGCGTCATCGGCTATTGCAAGGGCGCGGAGCTGGAAGGCGCGCAACTCCGGCATCCGTTCTACGACCGCATCGTCCCGGTAATATTGGGCGAACACGTCACACTGGACGCCGGCACCGGCGCGGTCCACACCGCTCCCGGCCACGGCCAGGAAGACTACGCCGTCGGCCAGCGCTATCGGCTCCCGGTGGACAATCCGGTCGGCGACGACGGCCGCTTCCTCCCGAACACCGAGCTGTTCGCCGGCGAACACGTCATGAACGCCAACGGCCACGTGGTCGACGTGCTCAAAGAGCGGGGCGCCCTGCTCCACGAGGCGCGCATCGAACACAGCTACCCGCATTGCTGGCGCCACAAGACGCCGGTGATCTTCCGCGCCACCCCGCAGTGGTTCATCGCCATGGACAAGGGCGAGCTGCGCCGACAGGCCCTGGAAGCCATCGGCCGGGTGCAATGGGTGCCGGACTGGGGCCAGGCCCGCATCGAGGCCATGGTCGGCAACCGCCCGGACTGGTGCATCTCCCGCCAACGCAACTGGGGCGTACCGATCCCGCTGTTCGTCCACAAGGAAACCGGCGCGCTGCATCCCGACACCGACCGGCTGATCGAAGAGGTCGCCCGGAAGATCGAAACCCACGGCATCGACGCCTGGTTCGAGCTGGACCCGGCCGAACTGCTGGGCGCGGAAGCGGACCGGTACGGCAAGATCGGGGACACCCTGGACGTCTGGTTCGATTCCGGCGTCACCCATCATGCCGTCCTGGCTCAGAACTCCGGCCTCGCCTTCCCCGCCGATCTCTACCTGGAAGGCTCGGACCAGCATCGCGGCTGGTTCCAGTCCTCGCTCATGACCTCGGTCGCGATGCGCGGCGAGGCGCCCTACAAGGCGGTGCTGACCCACGGCTTCACGGTGGATGCCGAAGGCAAGAAGATGTCCAAGTCCCGCGGCAACGTGGTGGCGCCGCAGAAGGTCATGCAGACCCTGGGGGCCGACGTGCTGCGGCTGTGGGTGGCGGCGACCGACTACCGCGGCGAGATGACGGTGTCCGACGAGATCCTCAAGCGCATCTCCGACGTCTACCGCCGCCTGCGCAACACCGCCCGCTATCTGCTGGCCAACCTGGACGGCTTCGACCCCTCACTGCATCTCGTCAAGCCGGAAGACATGCTGGTGCTGGACCGCTGGGCGGTGGACCGCGCCCTGGCGATCCAGCGGGATGTGATCGAAGCCTACGAGACTTACCAGTTCAGCACCATCTTCCAGAAGACCCACCATTTCTGCGCGGTGGACCTGGGCGGCTTCTACCTGGACGTGCTCAAGGACCGGCAGTACACCTGCAGGACCGACAGCCTGCCGCGCCGCTCCGGCCAGACCGCGATGTACCACATCGCCGAAGCCATGGTGCGCTGGCTTAGCCCCATCCTGAGCTTCACCGCCGAGGAAATCTGGCAACACCTGCCCGGCCAGCGCGAGGAATCGGTGTTTCTTTCCGAATGGTACGGTGGCCTGTTCGGCCTCGATGAAGGCAGCCGTTTCGACCGCGCATTCTGGGAGCAGCTCCTGAAAATCCGCGAGGCCGTCGGCAAGGAGCTGGAAATCCTGCGGGTCCGCGGCGAAATCGGCTCCTCGCTGGACGCGGAAGTCGAGCTGTTCTGCGATCCTCAACTGTTCCAGAAACTGAGCGGCGCGGGTGACGAGCTGCGCTTCGTGCTGCTGACCTCCTATGCGACGGTCAAACCGGCGGCGGAAGCCGGTGCCGGCACCCTGCCGACCGAAGTCCCCGGCCTGGAATTGAAGCTCACCGCATCCGACAAACCCAAGTGCGTGCGCTGCTGGCATCACCGCCACGACGTCGGCACGAACCCGGACCACCCGGAACTGTGCGGCCGCTGCGTGGACAACGTCAGCGGCGACGGCGAAGTGCGGATCTTCGGTTGA
- a CDS encoding HlyD family secretion protein — MRLPTSPRHLLLLVGLASLSTGGAAYWLEAVHPYETTDNAYIKAHLILLSSKETGYVKEVLLRDNQRVKKGDLLAVIDDHEFKARVAEASAEVAATAARITALESEKRTQAARVREEDANIASASADHERSIRDLKRLDRLAEAGAASAQSLDTAEASYKQAKALLDKNRSARDQAEIRLIALDALIAETRAQLQRAQARLELAQIDLENTRILAPIDGTVGNLSVQVGQLLQPGSVLAYLIPADGVFVEANFKETQIEHMRIGQAASVVVDAYPAAPFEAVVDSLAPASGSEFSILPPENATGNFTKIVRRVPVKLAFAPGADLGLLKPGLSVQVRIKVR, encoded by the coding sequence ATGCGACTGCCCACCTCCCCGCGACATCTGCTCCTCCTCGTCGGCCTGGCGTCCCTGAGTACGGGCGGCGCAGCGTACTGGCTGGAGGCCGTTCACCCGTATGAGACCACCGACAACGCTTACATCAAGGCGCACCTCATCCTGCTCAGTTCCAAGGAAACGGGCTACGTGAAAGAGGTGTTGCTCCGGGACAATCAGCGGGTGAAGAAGGGAGACCTCCTGGCGGTGATAGACGATCACGAATTCAAGGCGCGCGTCGCCGAAGCCAGCGCCGAGGTGGCGGCGACGGCGGCGCGCATCACGGCCCTGGAATCGGAGAAGCGGACCCAGGCGGCCAGGGTCCGCGAGGAAGACGCCAATATCGCCTCGGCTTCAGCCGACCACGAGCGGTCGATACGCGACCTGAAACGGCTCGACCGCCTGGCCGAAGCCGGCGCGGCCTCGGCCCAGTCGCTGGACACCGCGGAAGCCTCCTACAAACAGGCCAAGGCGCTGCTGGACAAGAACCGGTCGGCGCGGGACCAGGCCGAAATCCGCCTGATCGCCCTGGACGCGTTGATCGCCGAAACCCGGGCGCAGCTGCAGCGCGCCCAGGCCCGGCTGGAATTGGCCCAGATCGACCTGGAGAACACCCGCATCCTCGCCCCGATCGACGGGACGGTGGGGAACTTGAGCGTCCAGGTCGGCCAGCTGCTCCAGCCCGGTAGCGTGCTGGCCTACCTGATTCCGGCGGACGGAGTGTTCGTCGAGGCCAATTTCAAGGAAACCCAGATCGAACACATGCGGATCGGCCAGGCGGCGAGCGTCGTCGTGGACGCCTATCCCGCCGCGCCGTTCGAGGCGGTGGTGGACAGCCTGGCGCCGGCCAGCGGATCGGAATTCAGCATCCTTCCGCCGGAGAACGCCACCGGCAATTTCACCAAGATCGTCCGCCGCGTTCCGGTCAAGCTGGCCTTCGCCCCCGGCGCCGACCTCGGCCTGCTGAAACCCGGCCTGTCGGTGCAGGTGAGAATCAAAGTGCGCTGA